From Leptotrichia wadei, one genomic window encodes:
- a CDS encoding cob(I)yrinic acid a,c-diamide adenosyltransferase, giving the protein MKIYTKYGDEGFTRLYGGKRVSKTHVRVKAYGKMDEVCSLLGVIVAEICENDKLNKILGEIRKECENIQQQLFDCGSDLATPDRLREYKQKIDDVKWLEQRMDEYIPLLPKLEYFIIPGGSKISSMFHSIRASTRNLERKMAAVIEAGEDINKIGFQYINRLSDYFFVIACLVNLKLGVNETVYKKSKKIFKAKD; this is encoded by the coding sequence ATGAAAATATACACAAAATATGGCGATGAAGGATTTACAAGGCTTTATGGCGGAAAACGAGTCAGCAAGACTCACGTTAGGGTAAAAGCGTATGGAAAGATGGATGAAGTTTGCTCGTTGCTTGGGGTAATTGTGGCTGAAATTTGTGAAAATGATAAATTAAATAAAATTTTAGGAGAAATCCGCAAGGAATGTGAAAATATTCAGCAGCAGTTATTTGACTGTGGAAGTGATCTTGCAACACCTGACAGACTGCGAGAATATAAGCAAAAAATTGATGATGTGAAATGGCTTGAGCAAAGGATGGATGAATACATTCCCTTGCTTCCTAAACTAGAATATTTTATAATTCCAGGCGGAAGCAAGATTTCAAGCATGTTTCATTCGATTCGGGCAAGTACACGGAATCTTGAGAGAAAAATGGCCGCTGTAATTGAAGCAGGCGAAGATATAAACAAAATTGGATTTCAATATATAAATAGACTTTCAGATTATTTTTTTGTGATTGCATGCCTTGTGAATTTGAAATTGGGAGTTAATGAAACTGTCTATAAAAAAAGTAAGAAAATTTTCAAAGCAAAAGATTGA
- the proC gene encoding pyrroline-5-carboxylate reductase, producing MELGIIGAGNMGSSILKGVTTSNFLLSDDVAVFDLNKEKVEKLVKEYGVKRAETENELVEKSNIIILSVKPNIVPIVLKKIKDKLDENTIILSIAAGISIDFIEKIIGSDKKVVRTMPNTPAQVMEGMTAVSFNSNIEENEKKVIFKLLNSFGKSIEIDEKLMHVYTGISGSLPAYVYVFIEALADGGVLEGMPRDKAYEIIAQAVLGSAKMMLETKKHPGILKDEVTSPGGTTIAALKVLEDGKFRGTVMEAVKACTEKSKEMAQK from the coding sequence ATGGAATTAGGAATTATTGGAGCTGGAAATATGGGAAGCTCGATATTAAAAGGTGTTACAACTTCTAATTTTCTTTTAAGTGATGATGTAGCTGTTTTTGACTTAAATAAAGAAAAAGTTGAAAAATTAGTGAAGGAATATGGCGTGAAAAGGGCTGAAACTGAAAATGAACTTGTGGAAAAAAGTAATATTATTATTCTTTCGGTAAAACCGAATATTGTTCCGATAGTTTTGAAAAAGATTAAAGATAAACTGGATGAAAATACTATAATTTTGTCAATTGCAGCTGGAATTAGTATTGACTTTATTGAAAAAATTATTGGAAGTGATAAAAAAGTGGTAAGAACTATGCCAAATACGCCTGCTCAGGTTATGGAGGGAATGACGGCTGTTTCCTTTAATTCAAACATTGAAGAAAATGAGAAGAAAGTTATTTTTAAATTGCTGAACAGTTTTGGAAAAAGTATAGAAATCGATGAAAAACTTATGCATGTTTATACTGGAATTAGCGGTTCTCTTCCAGCATACGTCTATGTGTTTATAGAAGCCCTTGCTGATGGTGGAGTTTTAGAAGGAATGCCTAGAGATAAGGCTTATGAAATTATTGCTCAAGCTGTTTTAGGTTCTGCTAAAATGATGCTTGAAACAAAAAAACATCCAGGTATTTTAAAAGATGAAGTGACTTCTCCTGGCGGAACTACAATTGCCGCTCTAAAAGTATTAGAAGATGGGAAATTTAGAGGAACTGTAATGGAAGCAGTTAAAGCCTGTACAGAAAAATCAAAAGAAATGGCACAAAAGTAA
- a CDS encoding ROK family protein — MKYYVGIDLGGTNTKIGLVDEKGNIIFKTIVKTDSMEGFSETIRRLSKILLTQIEGSNISFDDVSSVGVGVPGPVLNSRIVKFWANFPWKNGVDLALEFEKNLGKPVKVDNDVNVITLGEMWKGAAQGYKNVLGLAIGTGIGGGIIVDGKLVSGENGAGGEVGHIKIEPNGKLCGCGQKGCWEAYASATGIIREANSRLAVNKQNLLYEMTKGRELEAKDVFDAAKENDKFSLEIVDYEAEKLAFGIGNLLSTLDPEIVVIGGGVALSGDILFDRVKEKLKDVAFPSTLENLKLATATLGNDAGILGAAYLGIM, encoded by the coding sequence ATGAAATACTACGTAGGAATTGATCTAGGAGGAACTAACACAAAAATTGGACTTGTAGATGAAAAAGGTAATATTATTTTTAAAACTATTGTAAAAACCGATTCAATGGAAGGATTTTCAGAAACAATTCGAAGATTGTCAAAAATTTTGCTTACTCAAATTGAAGGAAGCAACATCAGCTTTGATGATGTTTCATCAGTTGGTGTAGGAGTTCCAGGTCCTGTGCTAAATTCTAGAATTGTTAAATTCTGGGCGAATTTCCCTTGGAAAAATGGAGTTGACCTTGCATTAGAATTTGAAAAAAATCTTGGAAAACCAGTAAAAGTTGATAATGATGTCAACGTTATCACACTTGGAGAAATGTGGAAAGGTGCTGCTCAAGGATATAAAAATGTATTAGGACTTGCTATCGGAACTGGAATTGGTGGAGGAATTATTGTAGATGGAAAACTTGTCAGTGGAGAAAACGGAGCTGGTGGAGAAGTTGGACATATAAAAATTGAACCAAATGGAAAATTATGCGGATGCGGACAAAAGGGATGCTGGGAAGCCTATGCTTCTGCTACTGGAATAATCCGTGAAGCAAACAGCCGTCTTGCAGTAAACAAGCAAAATTTACTTTATGAAATGACAAAAGGCAGAGAATTGGAAGCAAAAGATGTATTTGATGCCGCTAAAGAAAATGATAAATTTTCACTTGAAATTGTAGATTACGAAGCTGAAAAATTGGCTTTCGGTATCGGAAACTTGCTTAGCACATTAGATCCTGAAATTGTTGTAATTGGTGGCGGAGTTGCACTTTCTGGAGATATTTTATTTGATCGTGTAAAGGAAAAATTAAAAGATGTTGCATTCCCATCAACTCTTGAAAATTTAAAACTTGCCACAGCCACTCTTGGAAATGATGCAGGAATTTTAGGTGCTGCTTATCTTGGAATAATGTAA
- a CDS encoding PepSY domain-containing protein, which yields MINRVIKKGSFNYIVTLAIFLISVSFLTRGSVIDQRNEIKLVPKINIKTSDTQITPNRAKEIALAHAGVSEAAANFKKIKLDNKNGKSVYEIEFIANNARYEFIIDAKSGSIIKFEKR from the coding sequence ATGATAAATAGAGTAATAAAAAAAGGAAGTTTTAACTATATAGTTACTTTAGCAATATTTCTTATTTCTGTCAGTTTTTTGACAAGGGGAAGTGTTATTGATCAAAGAAATGAAATAAAACTGGTGCCGAAAATTAATATAAAAACTTCTGATACACAAATAACACCAAATAGAGCAAAGGAAATTGCATTGGCACATGCTGGAGTTTCAGAAGCGGCCGCTAATTTTAAAAAAATTAAATTGGATAATAAAAATGGAAAATCTGTTTATGAAATAGAGTTTATTGCAAACAATGCTAGATATGAATTTATTATTGATGCAAAAAGTGGTTCAATAATAAAATTTGAAAAAAGATAG
- a CDS encoding PepSY domain-containing protein, whose translation MKIRFLKTTLLGMLLASLLVFPIGKERKKVNVIKAKQIALAKVPGATFANVLEFDTEDNGFYKGKINYRNVAYNFEIDIYTGKIINWSEEKSSNK comes from the coding sequence GTGAAAATCAGATTTTTAAAAACGACATTACTTGGAATGTTATTAGCCAGTTTACTAGTTTTTCCGATTGGAAAGGAAAGAAAAAAAGTGAATGTAATCAAGGCAAAGCAGATTGCTCTAGCCAAAGTTCCCGGAGCGACATTTGCGAATGTTCTTGAATTTGATACGGAAGATAATGGATTTTATAAAGGGAAAATTAATTATCGAAATGTTGCTTATAATTTTGAAATAGATATTTACACTGGAAAAATAATTAATTGGAGTGAAGAAAAAAGTAGTAATAAATAA
- a CDS encoding sensor histidine kinase, whose protein sequence is MKRFVNSNWIQLKIGLWYMGIMILLVISSLYIVFYISENIIHSSVRTYLKDVVIHRLDYLTIKNGEIIIDSNFDTMIQNVEISIYDKDFKFLYGNSPNGFEMDNKKSKDDKIIIVKSHNQKWYVYNKMINLGSYGKVWIRGVMPNIGQSSAIETVIHISFIILPFFLILSAIGGYIITKNAFTPIKKIRKIAEEINEGNDLSQRIDLGKGDDELHTLANTFDVMFDRLQTSFENEVQFTSDVSHELRTPITVILTQSEYGKNHIKSVEEAQRSFGIIEKEGQKMSKLVSQLLTLARMERGKQKLNLENINLSELLEMTVETQICAAEAKNIKFVTKIVPEIYAKIDEMMIIRVFTNLISNAISYGKQNGTVIVELFLDENKNKIISRISDDGMGIPKDELDKIWLRFYQVDPSKSGDNSGLGLSMVKKIIELHNGEIFVESEFGLGTTFTVIL, encoded by the coding sequence ATGAAGAGATTTGTTAATAGTAATTGGATACAGTTAAAAATAGGTCTGTGGTATATGGGAATTATGATTCTGCTTGTAATTTCTTCATTGTATATTGTATTTTATATAAGTGAAAATATTATTCATTCAAGCGTGCGAACTTATTTAAAGGATGTTGTAATTCATAGGCTGGACTATTTAACGATAAAAAATGGAGAAATTATAATTGACAGTAATTTTGATACAATGATTCAGAATGTAGAAATTTCCATTTATGATAAGGATTTTAAATTTCTTTATGGAAATTCTCCAAATGGATTTGAGATGGATAATAAAAAGTCGAAGGATGATAAAATTATAATTGTAAAAAGTCATAATCAAAAGTGGTATGTTTACAATAAAATGATTAATCTTGGAAGTTATGGAAAAGTATGGATTCGAGGAGTAATGCCTAATATTGGACAGTCTAGTGCCATTGAAACGGTCATTCATATTTCTTTTATAATTTTGCCGTTTTTTCTTATACTTTCAGCAATTGGAGGATATATTATTACTAAAAATGCCTTTACGCCAATTAAAAAAATTAGAAAAATTGCAGAAGAAATTAATGAGGGGAATGACTTGTCACAGCGGATTGACCTTGGAAAAGGCGATGATGAACTTCACACTCTTGCAAACACTTTTGACGTAATGTTTGACAGGCTTCAGACATCTTTTGAAAATGAAGTGCAGTTTACTTCAGACGTTTCCCACGAATTGAGAACTCCGATTACAGTTATACTGACACAGTCGGAATATGGAAAAAATCATATAAAATCAGTTGAAGAAGCACAAAGATCTTTTGGAATCATTGAAAAGGAAGGGCAAAAAATGTCAAAACTGGTGTCACAGTTACTGACTCTGGCACGTATGGAACGTGGAAAGCAGAAATTGAATCTTGAAAATATCAATTTAAGTGAGCTGCTGGAAATGACTGTGGAAACTCAAATTTGCGCTGCAGAAGCTAAAAATATAAAATTTGTCACAAAAATTGTTCCAGAAATTTATGCAAAGATTGATGAAATGATGATTATACGAGTTTTTACAAATTTGATTTCAAATGCAATTTCCTATGGAAAGCAAAATGGAACAGTTATCGTTGAATTATTTTTAGATGAAAATAAAAATAAAATTATTAGCAGAATTTCTGATGATGGAATGGGAATTCCAAAAGATGAGCTGGATAAAATATGGCTGCGATTTTATCAAGTAGATCCATCTAAAAGTGGTGATAATTCAGGACTTGGACTTTCTATGGTAAAAAAAATTATAGAGCTGCATAATGGAGAAATTTTTGTGGAAAGTGAATTTGGCTTGGGAACAACTTTTACAGTAATTTTGTAA
- a CDS encoding response regulator transcription factor, which translates to MRILVIEDEKNLNDIIVKRLILEKYGVDTCFNGNDALEYIFSTEYDVIVSDIMLPGIDGFEILKRIREKGIKTPVLLLTALDGIEDRVKGLDYGADDYLVKPFAFDELMARIRVLLRRNSTNGNSNASNIFSIANLTVNCNSHDVFRDDVPIKLSTREFTILEYMIRNKERVLSREQIEQHIWNYDYEGGTNVIDVYIRYLRKKIDKDFEPKLIHTVRGIGYVLKVE; encoded by the coding sequence GTGAGAATTTTAGTAATTGAAGATGAAAAAAATTTGAATGATATAATTGTTAAAAGATTAATTTTGGAAAAATATGGTGTTGACACTTGCTTTAATGGAAATGATGCGCTTGAATATATTTTTTCAACTGAATATGATGTTATTGTATCGGATATTATGCTGCCTGGAATAGATGGATTTGAGATTTTAAAGAGAATAAGAGAAAAGGGGATAAAAACGCCAGTTTTACTGCTTACTGCATTAGATGGAATTGAAGACAGGGTAAAAGGGCTTGATTATGGAGCTGATGACTATTTGGTAAAACCATTTGCATTTGATGAACTGATGGCTAGAATAAGAGTGCTTTTACGAAGAAATTCAACAAACGGAAATTCCAATGCAAGTAATATATTTTCAATTGCAAATTTAACGGTAAACTGTAATTCTCACGATGTTTTTCGTGATGATGTCCCAATAAAACTTTCAACAAGGGAATTTACAATTTTGGAATATATGATAAGAAATAAGGAAAGAGTATTATCTAGGGAGCAAATTGAACAGCATATATGGAATTATGACTATGAAGGCGGTACAAATGTTATTGATGTCTACATTAGATATTTAAGAAAAAAAATTGATAAGGATTTTGAGCCTAAATTAATTCATACGGTTCGTGGGATTGGCTATGTTCTGAAAGTCGAGTAA
- a CDS encoding UTRA domain-containing protein, translated as MSKYKEVYNDIREKITNGTFKAREFLESESELARKYSYSKDTIRKALSMLELDGYIQKIKGKNSMVLENGRFKNSLSNLRTSKELNKIENIDIATNLVELDVVSGIKEIMDIFEVSEDVSFYKVSRIRILDGEALEYETTYFDRRIVPFLDKKIAENSTYDYLEKKLHLKISHSRREIKFRYATEDEQKYMDLKDFNAVIVIESHTYLSNGTLFQYGVNSYRPDKFVFSTVAKR; from the coding sequence GTGAGCAAATATAAAGAGGTTTATAATGATATAAGGGAAAAAATTACAAACGGAACGTTCAAGGCAAGAGAATTTTTAGAAAGTGAGTCTGAACTGGCACGTAAATATTCGTATTCTAAAGATACAATAAGAAAAGCGCTTTCTATGCTTGAATTGGATGGATATATTCAAAAAATTAAAGGGAAAAATTCAATGGTCTTGGAAAATGGACGGTTTAAAAACAGCTTATCAAATCTTAGGACTTCAAAGGAACTTAACAAAATTGAAAATATTGATATTGCTACTAATTTGGTTGAATTGGATGTTGTTAGTGGAATTAAGGAAATTATGGATATTTTTGAAGTATCTGAAGATGTTTCGTTTTATAAGGTTTCACGTATTCGTATTTTGGATGGGGAAGCTCTTGAGTATGAAACAACTTATTTTGATAGAAGGATTGTTCCGTTTCTGGATAAAAAAATTGCAGAAAATTCAACTTATGATTATCTTGAAAAAAAATTACATCTAAAAATATCCCATTCACGACGTGAAATAAAATTTAGATATGCAACTGAAGATGAACAAAAATATATGGATTTAAAGGATTTTAATGCGGTTATCGTAATTGAAAGCCACACTTACTTGTCTAATGGGACACTATTTCAATATGGAGTAAATTCCTACAGACCAGACAAGTTTGTATTTTCAACAGTAGCAAAAAGATAG
- a CDS encoding citrate/2-methylcitrate synthase, with product MKTDFINELGVMFTENNSISDDIYNKLNVKRGLRNKNGTGVLVGLTKIGSVLGYSIDKDGKKIPADGKLYYRGIPIEKLVAQFKKEKTFCFEKTIFLLLFGKVPSNFELKMFISTLKEYQHLPDEFIEDFILRKPSTDIMNQLQRSVLCLYTLDENPDDVSLSNLIDQSLNLIAKFPSLLVYCYQACNYKHFNKSLIIHNPVEEYSIAQNVLHMLRSDNQFTELEAEVLDLILVIHAEHGGGNNSTFTSHVVSSTRTDTYSSISASIGALKGPMHGGANSMVTKMVEDIKKNTNPYDEVKLKEYLKKIFNKEVFDKKGRIYGMGHAVYTISDPRAVLLKKKAYELAKEKNALEEFELFSNIEKLTKEIGKETKGKNFEICANVDLYSGFVYKLLNIPQNIFTPLFALARIASWNAHRMEQILVDKKLIRPAYKAIDEDGNVLL from the coding sequence ATGAAAACTGATTTTATTAATGAGCTGGGAGTTATGTTCACCGAGAATAATTCTATTTCAGATGACATTTATAATAAATTAAATGTAAAAAGAGGTCTTAGGAATAAAAATGGGACAGGAGTTCTTGTTGGATTAACAAAAATTGGTTCTGTTTTAGGATACTCAATCGATAAGGACGGAAAAAAAATTCCAGCAGATGGAAAACTTTATTATCGTGGTATTCCTATTGAAAAACTTGTAGCTCAATTTAAAAAGGAAAAAACTTTTTGCTTTGAAAAAACAATATTTTTATTGCTTTTTGGTAAAGTTCCTTCTAATTTTGAATTAAAAATGTTTATCAGTACTTTGAAAGAATACCAGCATTTACCAGATGAATTTATCGAAGATTTCATATTGAGAAAACCGAGTACGGATATAATGAATCAGCTTCAACGGTCTGTCTTGTGTCTTTATACTTTAGACGAAAATCCAGATGATGTTAGTCTTTCAAACTTAATTGATCAATCTTTAAATTTGATTGCAAAATTTCCTAGCCTTCTTGTTTATTGTTATCAAGCGTGTAATTACAAGCATTTTAATAAGAGTTTGATTATTCATAATCCAGTGGAAGAATATAGCATTGCACAAAATGTTCTTCATATGCTTAGAAGCGATAATCAATTTACAGAATTGGAAGCTGAAGTTTTAGACTTGATTTTAGTTATCCATGCAGAACACGGAGGAGGAAACAACTCAACTTTTACTTCTCATGTGGTTTCTTCGACTAGAACTGATACATATTCGTCGATTTCTGCCTCAATTGGAGCCTTGAAAGGACCTATGCACGGTGGAGCAAATTCTATGGTTACAAAAATGGTGGAAGATATTAAGAAAAATACTAATCCATATGATGAAGTTAAATTAAAAGAATATTTGAAAAAAATATTTAATAAAGAGGTATTTGATAAAAAAGGTAGAATTTATGGTATGGGACATGCTGTCTACACAATTTCGGATCCTCGTGCTGTATTACTAAAGAAAAAGGCTTATGAATTAGCAAAAGAAAAAAATGCACTTGAAGAATTCGAGTTATTTTCAAATATTGAAAAACTTACAAAAGAAATTGGAAAAGAGACTAAAGGAAAAAATTTCGAAATTTGTGCAAATGTTGATTTATATTCAGGATTTGTATATAAACTTTTAAATATTCCACAAAATATTTTTACCCCACTTTTTGCTCTTGCTAGAATTGCTAGTTGGAATGCGCATAGAATGGAACAAATTTTAGTTGATAAGAAATTAATCAGACCAGCTTATAAGGCAATCGATGAAGATGGGAATGTTTTGTTATAA
- a CDS encoding isocitrate/isopropylmalate dehydrogenase family protein, which yields MKKITLIPGDGIGYEISESLVKIFDAAKVPVEFETENAGSDVYEKTGELIPESLYESVERNKIAIKGPITTPIGKGFRSINVYLRKKYDLYTNFRPSRNLPGIETRYDNIDLAIFRENTEGIYIGEEKYENEEKTSAIAVKRITRKGSERIIRSAFEYAKNNGISKVTVVHKANILKFTDGMFLDIAREISKEYENIELEELIIDNMCMQLVTNPERFKVIVTMNLYGDILSDLVAGLVGGLGVAPGANIGDDIAIFEAVHGSAPDIAGQNKANPLALLLSSIEMLKYLKLDDFAKNIERAILKTLTDGCKTADLGGNATTTEFTDKIIENLK from the coding sequence ATGAAAAAAATTACATTAATACCTGGAGATGGAATTGGATATGAAATCTCTGAAAGTTTAGTAAAAATCTTTGATGCAGCGAAAGTTCCTGTCGAATTTGAAACTGAAAATGCGGGGTCGGATGTTTATGAAAAAACTGGAGAACTTATACCTGAAAGTCTTTATGAAAGCGTTGAAAGAAACAAAATTGCAATAAAGGGGCCTATTACTACACCAATTGGAAAAGGTTTTAGAAGTATAAATGTGTACCTTAGAAAAAAATACGATTTATACACAAATTTTAGACCTTCTAGAAATTTGCCTGGAATTGAAACTCGATATGATAATATTGATTTGGCTATTTTCCGTGAAAATACTGAAGGAATCTATATTGGTGAAGAAAAATATGAAAATGAAGAAAAAACTAGTGCAATTGCTGTGAAAAGAATTACGAGAAAAGGAAGCGAAAGAATTATTAGAAGTGCTTTTGAATATGCAAAAAATAATGGAATTTCAAAAGTTACAGTTGTTCATAAAGCAAATATTTTAAAATTCACTGATGGAATGTTTTTGGATATCGCAAGAGAAATTTCAAAAGAATATGAAAACATTGAGCTAGAAGAACTTATTATTGACAATATGTGTATGCAACTTGTTACAAATCCTGAAAGATTCAAAGTAATTGTTACAATGAATTTATATGGAGATATTTTATCTGATTTAGTAGCTGGACTTGTTGGAGGACTTGGAGTTGCACCTGGGGCTAATATTGGAGATGATATCGCTATTTTTGAGGCAGTACACGGATCAGCACCTGACATTGCAGGACAAAATAAAGCAAATCCGCTTGCATTGCTACTTTCTTCAATCGAAATGTTAAAATATTTAAAACTTGATGATTTTGCTAAAAATATTGAAAGAGCCATTTTAAAAACATTAACTGACGGTTGTAAAACAGCAGATTTAGGTGGAAATGCTACAACTACTGAATTTACAGATAAAATTATTGAAAATCTGAAATAA